ATGTTGTGCTTATCAATACATACATTTGTGCAGAATTTAGAATAGTACAGACAGTCTGTACCAGACTGCGTTCCCTGATCAGTCTTCACATGATGACTACTCATGACCACTGAGTAGGTCATCATTATGTCAAATGAAATCATGTCACTGAAACAGCTCAGACCGCTCAGGCAGAGAATGTGAGGTCAAGTGTCAAACCAACATCATGGGATGCCAGGACCAAGGTTTTCTAAGCAGAGGTAAAAGGAGCAGGACATAGATGGCTGTATATGATTCAAGAAGCTCCTATCGGATATGATTTCATTTCTGCTGCATGTTAATACAAATGTACAGAGGTCATAGAAAAAATAACGCTTCAGATGTTCATTGTGCTTTACTTGTGATTACATTATGTTTAACCTTTCCTTTGTATCCATAGAAACATACATTTACTCTTTTAATCATCCTGGATTGAAGGACGATTGTGATGGAGTGAGATACAAACAGAATAGTTTGAtggaaaaagtaaaaagatCCCTGAAATGTTCTTGAGGACTagtgcatgcttttattttatttaaaacgaggacaaacagactcaaacacagcttttatccaacagcaataaccacccttaacaaaaacagaagctaatgtgcaataacaataacaaaaatgattgtATGCTGATGAAGGTTCTTGTGGGATCCGTGTGTTGATGTGGAAGGGTGAATGTGtctagagatatatatatatatttattttatttgtttatattttaaattacattttattggattatttttcagttattttattttttatacagtatatgatgcgctgactggagagcacttttaattttgttgtacataagttataatgacaataaagaactaTCTATCTACAGTGTATCTATTCTACTACCGATATGTCACATTTTCATAAGATAGAAGAAAAGTCACATTTCTTGGCAGGTTTTACAGGCATCAGGTATCGGACTCTCTTCCAGAACCGTGACTTTCCGCACTCCTGAACCCGTGGTTGGCTTGGCCCCCTGATGGGGGCGCTCTCCTGGATCAGGTGCTGCAGGCTGAGCGGGAGGTGGCTGTAGCCCTGGGGCCCCGGGTCCCCCAGCTGGATCAGGATCACGCTCATCTCTCTCTGGACCAGCGCCTGGTGGAGCCCAACCTGGAAAACCATCACAAGGAAGCTAATATTGTCATGGAACAGCGCCGTGGGGACAAATGAGTACAGATTAACACCCAATACTGGGTTTTAAATGTACTTAGTACTTCATCTTTAGAAAAGAAAAGCCCAAGGGTAGCTgtaacaaattttataataagtggtttccctttcttacattcttccactctctccagtccctgcctcctgattgacggatcccccctccctctcttctctcattcctctctttcttcctcctttttatctacttttcctttgtttttgggttttttttttttttgctttgggtttttttgctttcttttttttctcccctttttatgcatctatttttttaatttatactgtgtagctacttaatacttaaatattacttaaaataattttcatttatttgtcattattttcgTTGAATGTTTGTTCTGttcttgaataaaaaaaaaacatcctaggaggtacactgtatatctttttttttattcctgttctactgtgccttaccccctaataaaaatataaaaaaaaaagaaaaaagaaaagaaaatcccaTCCATGTGAATAGATCAATTACCTGTATGAGAATTAGCACTTTATTATTTCCTCACAGttagaaaaaacacattttagctaactaaaaaaaaaggtgaacatTTTTTCTGGAGTAAATCTTTTTGTTCTGTAAAGCGTTACCATGTGTTGTGTTGTAAAGCAACACAAAAGGTTTTCTCATGTTGAACTTTCAGTGAAGacaatatttaattattgtcaGGAAATGTCTTCCTGTGCTTTTAGTCCCCTGTCCCAGACCCTTTGTGCCTTTAAAGAGAAGTGTAACAGTTAAAAAATGCTaagctttctctcttttttgccACAAAGTGTTTTTGGGTGctcatttcattttaaaaaaaacttgaggGGTAATTAAAAGGCACAGAGATAATTGCCCGGACAGAAATACGGGGTGCTAacgtaaagataaataaactcaTACAACAGTGAAAATGTAATTGCTGTCTCCAAGTTATCCTTTTTTAAATAGTCACTTGCCATAATAATAAATGAAAGTAGAATAGTCACCACAGTcaagtccaggaccaggaatgTTTTTACTCACTTATAAGAGGTCACATTTAGTGAGGTTAGTCTCTGGAAGCTTCGTGTAACAGATCCTTTTCTTTTCACATTTGGAAGTTTCTAAACATAAATGATTTTGTTGTTCCATAAATGCGTTCTGAACTCTAACTCTATTATGTTCAAATCAGTTATCACCAATCATTTCCTACCACGTTTACAAGATTCTGCTCCTAAAAGTCAATATTTTTCACAGGttacaaaaaaagtcaaaatgcattattataaataaagtttagcagcaaagcagcaaaagTTTAGCAGTTAGGTTTCATCCGAAGGTGTAATTTCCTTGTGAcatctttttgttttagttcccactctagaaatatatatatgtatataaaattaTGGAGGGAGCTCCGTGAACCGAAAAGTTTAGGTggcaaagaaaattaaaatgcaaaaacaggaaaaaaactaGCAAACAAACTGTATAACCCAACTATATAATTACTTTGGGAAAGTGTCAACTGCTGTTTACTTAAATAAATGATTACTGTTTTCTTTCGGTTGCTGTTTACTTTATTCCCAGTCATTTTAACATTTCAGATGAATGATCAATTACCCAAAGCACTGCTCTTTTCCAGGTAAATCGAGTACATTTAGTGAAAGTATGATTTGGGCCCCAGCAGAACACACCAGATGACTGTGTTACTACTTTTGTATATGTGTAGATTGTGTAGATTCTCCATCTTACCTGCCAGTCAAACCCTCCAATAGCTGAGGTTGAAGGCCAGGCAGGATGTTTGTCTGGAAGTTCCGGTCCTGATGCTGAGCCTGGGGGGAGGATGACCATCAGCCTCCTGCTCTGGTTCATGCATCTCTCCACCAGCTCCACATGATCTGTTGGGGAAAAAACTGGTTTCCCTTTGCTTTTTACCTTAATAATGGCTGTTTACATGCATTATAAAACATATCCTAGAAGTATCATACCTCAAAAAGCAATACAATAAAAGGAAGAATTTCAAGACTTAATTCCTACACGAGACATCTTCCAAATTAAAAGAGGAAGTTTCTCAACAataacccagatgtgttattttAAGATGAAGTTGAGGATTGTGCTGCCGACCTTCCCCCGGTATGTCGTCTCTCCCCTGGATGAAGAGTCGGTATCCACACTTATCTTCAAGGACCGAGGGTAAAGTCTTTGCAACGAAAGACAAGAGTTTGTCCTCAGTGGCTTTGTCCAGGTTCTGCGTCTGGTAGACCACAAACGCGTCGTACAGCTTCTCATCTGGAACACAAACACATATCTAGTCTGCCTTTGAGGgcttatcttttttatttaaaaatttcttttaagataaataaataaatttgatctCAGGGTTTTGATTGATGGGTTTACATTTtgctttgttctgttttttaggTTTTAGTTTTGGTTTGCGTTTGCACTCTTTTTGTGTGTAGCATCATTTTCTGTTTATGTATctattttggttgttattttgAAAACGTTTGCAGAGCACGCCCCCTGCTGCTCATTGCAAGGAAGTACAGCTCTTTACAACTCATACCAACTATGGCTCAGGTGTTCAATCATGGTCCTTgagggctgctgtcctgcaggttttaaatgtttccctgaAACAACAGTGTTAAAAACAGACGTGCAGATCTTGATGACAAGCCAATGATTATCCATTGATTTGAGTCagatgtgttgaagcagggaaacaactaaaaacatgcaggaatggACATAGAGGACCAGATTCGTCCAACATTGATACCAAGTTTTGATCTGGGTTGAAGCCAACACAAAGGTCAGAATAGTTGTCACTCCAAAAGGGAATTTGGGGGGGTGTCttgattttggcccactcctgcTTCTTCCCATTTATGGACCAATAGAAGAGGAGCTACACCAGGAAGGGCAGCCAACCTTCAGatgcataatgaggcagaaatgcataacgtaaagtaaaaagaagagACGAGGGaatgtgaaaaaaaaggaatgcatgtataatgaaaaggaaaaactaaatatctaatttttctTGACGAATatgcacatgacgaaaaggcaaaacaatatacagtatatatatttatatttttttgatatgtacgcacacacacacacacacacacacacacacacacacacacacacacacacacacacacacacacaggattgtctcagaaaattagattattgtgataaagttctttattttctgtaatgcaattaaaaaaaaacaaaaatgtcatacattctggattcattacaaatcaactgaaatattgcaagccttttattattttaatattgctgattatggcttacagcttaagaaaactcagtcacaatattcaaattttctgagacagtcctgtatatatatatttctacttTAATTCTTAATTATGTCAGTTGTGGTCCTCAATAAGATTCTTcctcatttgaaaataaattagATAATATGAGTGCACTGCAGTTTATTGAAATGTGTggtattgcaatttttttgctATTATACAGCAACTATGTTTTAATACTTTATCCAGAATATTTCCAAAAACCTGgaaaaagttgtaaaaacaatcccAAATTTGACCAACACGCCCAATTCTGTTTTTTCTAGCCCAACATGTTGAAATGAAGCCCAATTGGGTGGAAACCAGCCCAATCTGGCAACAGTGCAAGCCGGCCAAACCAATCTGGGTTGGCTGACTAAAATAAAGTGGGTGTGTTCCAGGAGGCTGTCCTGGTCGTTCTGCCCATCTGCAACACGGCGCCAGGCAGACGAGGAAGAAGCTCAAAAGCACTCACCAGAaagcttaaaggtatagtctgtaatcgtattcaaaaacatttattgttatactgggtgaaatggtccttccatcctgagagtagcaggtgaataatgtgttcagaaaaaggaaagaaaaaaatccgacctctctgacagctttaatcctgtaaaaactctgaccaatctgttttttgcgcaccgaatgaaacggattggtcagaggaccagaggattggcaggggggaaagaacgaatcagatgccttcattttaagtcccgcccacgcccccctctgtcccatgcgcgcactcgtcacgttgAAAATCTTGctggaaaacttcacacactcgagtcacgtttgccgaagaatggcgcagaaaacgagaaaacgcagccaaaaataccccctacccagtatgggggtccgtgggggtggaggcgtctccatcccggcgagggcggagagcgccggtgcgggtggcggtgtgctgcgctgccgtgcaggctctgttgccacggctacgccgtagggtacgcggcgacgcgcaccattccaTTCTCACCATTCacacagatattctgtgatatttttttatatttataaaaaaatacaattataaaaaaataaaggatccccataactttgattgggtgggcaggacgcacgtttgggtgggcacagcccacccctgccgcccttaaaaccggcctcgcttacaggtgaatgagacatggggtagttttgttgagaatgtgctgtccaaaatgtcctggaaaactcgactcctgcaaatgcgcgttccccaaagtttgtgggggcgtggctttggacggagcgctgacgggagggggaggagggggcggagcttagaggaggtgccactttcaaatcttgctagctctccaacattactgactatacctttaagtctATGGTTGCTACCACCAACTTGTTGCTGCCTTGGGAGATACACTATTTTTTACACTGGTGGCCTTTACAATTTCAATACAGTTAAACAACAGGAAGAAGTTTGTCTTTCTAAAGCATCTTTGTTTGTATCGTTCTAGTTATCACTGGACCCAAAATACACTGCACGTGTTGATAATGTTCAGTTCAAAAGGAGAATCCGTCCTTCTTCACCTTTATCATGGCTGCCAAGAGGGAACAACGGTCTGAAGAAGAGAGCAATGTCGATGGCAAAACTTTTTATTAGCAGAGCAGCTAATACGGAGATCAACACCACACACACTCCTCCTACGATCAGTGGAATGGCTGACTCTGGTTAACACATGCAAAAGTAACATTTAAAAGAAGaagctgtcaacatgcattGTAAAACTTCACAAGCCAAGTGCATACAGTAAGTGAAGCTGTACACGTGGAAATCACTCAATGATCCATGCAGGAATGATGCAGTAACTGACCTCTTGGTTTGAGAGTTAGAGTGAAGTTATTTTTGGTGTAAAAGCCCACACCGACACATACAAACTGATGCTGGAAGTCCTGGGCGGATACTTTGTCAATGGTCAGGATTGCGTTGGAGATGGTTTCCTTTGAAGGCTCCTTCATCACTCTAACAAAGAGCATGGGAAAGTTTGTTGAAAAATTACAGTTGGTTTCAAGAAAATGTAGGAATTTATTGAATTTGACAGGAAGACAGTTAAATCCTAAATTGTAATTACACTGTTTATGCTCTGTCTTTTCATTGTTAACATTGGGAGGTCATTAAGCTTGACTGACTCACATTTTCTGTATTTGATTATATCCTTTCATCTGGCTCAACTCTTTTCCAGGAATCTGCCACTCGGCCTTACAGTTGTTTTTCACATTTGTCCCGCAGAAAACGGAGCAGTTCAGCTTGACGCCACAGCCTGAAAGACAGGAGAGGACATTAAACTTTTACAGTGTGTACTTACCTTCACATTTCAGATTCCAACATGCTTTGTTTAAGTCACAACAAACAGTTGCGATGGAAATATTAGCCGTGGCCTGAGTGTGCAGACTCCTATTTGGTTCCTGAAAGATTAGCTCTGGTGTGACAATGGCCTGTTTATGAGAATCTTAGTGTTTAGTCATCATTTTGTGGTGTTCAAAATTACTATGTATCCCCTGCTCAGTCATTCCTGCATCGAGACATCTGCTGTACGTTTTGACCCACTTGCGTgcaactgatttattaaatacTGAAACTCGGATCATCTCTAAAGTCTTTATTCATGATAATTGAAtgcactcagtttcagtccagataGTCACCCAGTAGTTTAAACATATAATACAGAGGTGTTAATCCATTTTTCCACAACAAATATATTGGAAACAATTTAAACTCGGCAGCATTGAAATAAAGCCAAGAATCCATTACAACAAATGCCTACGGCAGAGGACTGAATTGTAATtcccaaaaaaaagatgtgtcttGTGCTTTACAAGACAAGCAGTTCAAACCAAAACTGCATGAGATTCGACACTTTAATAGATTCATTGTACAGTCATTAAAGTGTTTTGGCCTTTGGAAACGCAGGTTTTCATTCCGTAGGTTTAAGAAAGCCAGGTTCCTGCATTGTCTGCTTATATCTTAAAGAGCCTGTAAAATTAATATGGATATTTGATGAAACAATAAGACAAGAGGTAACTAAAACTTTTACAGAGCACTGTCGTTTAAAAACAACGCCAAGCTTTGACAAATCATAGATATTCTAGTAAGTGATTCATATCTAAAATGACTGAGAGTGAGTAAAGAATTTAACTGAATCATGTTTTATCACCTTGTTCAGCAAATTGTTCCTTATCGACTGGGGAGAGGATTTTAACATCACGGTGATTAACTTTCTCTGCGggaaaagaaagcaaaaaaaaaaaagaagaacagtTATATACCGTACATGTATATTCCGATGCtacccaaataaataaatcagcatCAGAAGTGGACAAAGACTGAGAGATGAGTTAGAGGAAACAGCAGCAGAGGTTACAGGATCTACAAAtgagcaggggcctcatttataaagcttgcttgcgcacaaaacagggcttgaaagatgcgcaagccaccttctacgcaaaggttgtgatttaaaaagaaaaaactaaccgaaaaatgtgtgtatctctacgccaaccctgaccctcgtgtaggaacttacttaagatatggggaactggcgacgcaggcggtgaggtggtgaaatgaagccagattcatgtcatactcttaatgtcatcacatatcagacttataatataatagcgctgatcgtttccctctgtgtgtgaagctcagcgtcagtcaggactctggtgctgctgcagccgcagtggaggacacgccgggaacatCCTCTTCTCCACCGcgacaaccgtagagtgactgaggacagaacaaatgagtgccgggccactccacggagcccctaaagggactcagatttttttatatatataatgagtcttacgcgcgcgtgaaacctttacgcgtgcgcgtaaacctaaattatggttccgcattaaaacgacgcagagcctacgccgtagggttacgctgtaggttacgcgtcgatttaacgcggaaccataaatcagcctgagcagcactgaggggagaggggaggagggggagcggggctgccgggccgttttcgcatcgccttcgcacagggtgtcttgatgatttgcaattacaggctgagcctaccgttagtttttaaactgtaaaaagtgggggggacaaaaacatgattttgaaaagtgtggGGGTGGGGGAGCATGTCCCCCCAgaggaaattgcgcccttgcgcctcacagcatttagcgcagcaacgacgtgccaCTCAATCGCTTTATCtcatactatttatactttttctacttttactgtgaccaccaaataatgtggttttcctgtcctccacctcatccacaacatctcgatctcagtctctgtgaaattcagtggcacggtggctcgacacgtctcattcatcctgacgtgcagcagaaacaggctgcaggaagccgctgcgcatgctcagcaggctcatttatatgcaaatactactttgcattgcccatttatggtatgaagtgggtgtgtagagggcgggatatgaggcgaattcacctgcacaaccttccagctggactgtgatttataaagcgaacattgcgtgcaagtgtgcgtgcacagggttttataaatccagattttttttttgcgcccgccattttcggcttttgggtttacgtgcacttttagtatgaatcctacacactcttttataaatgaggctccAGGACATCCACACAGGCCACAAACAGCTGCTGGAAGAACATGCTCATTTCTACCACAGTTCTCTGTGATTTTCAGCATTTCTCTGACCATCAAAGAGAAGCTGTTCGATGTTCACTAATCATGGTCTCATTAGTGACATGAACATCCACAAAGCAGCATGTTGTCCtcgttgtttttcctttttttcctcattattATAGCACTTAGTTCTGACATGGACTGGCATCTTGTCCGGGGCGTACCCCTGCGTTCTGCCCAAAGACTGCTGGGATACGCTCCAGCAGCCAGAGTATGATTAAAGTGGGAATAgataacagatggatggatcacAGAAGTTATCAAATGCTTTCAaaagccttaaaggggacctattatgaaaaacagtttttttcttgctttaacatatataaagtggtctcccctcagcctgacaactcagagaaggaggcaagcaaccaaattctgcagtgtctgtacagccgcccggatgagccgtccagtgtgatgtggatctacgagccgttcagattctgcgcatttttgttacgtaaccaaaatgcaaaccacgcccacaactataaaaccgtgtaactgcatgagcatttttgtagtgaaatgaggaggaatcatagagataacttctcatttcaactaactggatcagccgttcctcatcatgactgtttcct
This DNA window, taken from Cololabis saira isolate AMF1-May2022 chromosome 6, fColSai1.1, whole genome shotgun sequence, encodes the following:
- the il1rl1 gene encoding interleukin-1 receptor-like 1 — its product is MKQGYISRTSHTQVMKPMDSLLHFFFIVVTLSTSEVKAEIPESTCFESDWETYRLIQGEAFYYEPLEIEDPMYPGDNFTWYKNGPVIENITTDEKHRIHYHGGGLFFFNLTIADAGNYTGKLIKPTGECVKYHVKIEVYDGKNRDILTYGSITNSNDNKMIPCPSPIKYICETFDGNFTWYKDDSLLPGEHEEDLWVKQATKYHEGIYTCICTWTHNDRVYSSSGSRRLVALEKVNHRDVKILSPVDKEQFAEQGCGVKLNCSVFCGTNVKNNCKAEWQIPGKELSQMKGYNQIQKIVMKEPSKETISNAILTIDKVSAQDFQHQFVCVGVGFYTKNNFTLTLKPRESAIPLIVGGVCVVLISVLAALLIKSFAIDIALFFRPLFPLGSHDKDEKLYDAFVVYQTQNLDKATEDKLLSFVAKTLPSVLEDKCGYRLFIQGRDDIPGEDHVELVERCMNQSRRLMVILPPGSASGPELPDKHPAWPSTSAIGGFDWQVGLHQALVQREMSVILIQLGDPGPQGYSHLPLSLQHLIQESAPIRGPSQPRVQECGKSRFWKRVRYLMPVKPAKKCDFSSIL